A genomic stretch from Vulpes lagopus strain Blue_001 chromosome 11, ASM1834538v1, whole genome shotgun sequence includes:
- the PRPF19 gene encoding pre-mRNA-processing factor 19, with amino-acid sequence MSLICSISNEVPEHPCVSPVSNHVYERRLIEKYIAENGTDPINNQPLSEEQLIDIKVAHPIRPKPPSATSIPAILKALQDEWDAVMLHSFTLRQQLQTTRQELSHALYQHDAACRVIARLTKEVTAAREALATLKPQAGLIVPQAVPSSQPSVAGAGEPMDLGELVGMTPEIIQKLQDKATVLTTERKKRGKTVPEELVKPEELSKYRQVASHVGLHSASIPGILALDLCPADTNKILTGGADKNVVVFDKSSEQILATLKGHTKKVTSVVFHPSQELVFSASPDATIRIWSVPNASCVQVVRAHESAVTGLSLHATGDYLLSSSDDQYWAFSDIQTGRVLTKVTDETSGCSLTCAQFHPDGLIFGTGTMDSQIKIWDLKERTNVANFPGHSGPITSIAFSENGYYLATAADDSSVKLWDLRKLKNFKTLQLDNNFEVKSLIFDQSGTYLALGGTDVQIYICKQWTEILHFTEHSGLTTGVAFGHHAKFIASTGMDRSLKFYSL; translated from the exons ATGTCCCTGATCTGCTCGA TCTCCAATGAAGTGCCAGAGCACCCGTGTGTGTCCCCTGTCTCTAATCATGTGTATGAGCGGCGGCTCATTGAGAAGTATATTGCGGAGAATGGCACAGACCCCATCAACAACCAGCCTCTGTCTGAGGAGCAGCTCATCGATATCaaag TTGCTCACCCAATCCGGCCCAAGCCTCCCTCTGCAACCAGCATCCCAGCCATTCTGAAAGCCTTGCAGGATGAGTGG GATGCAGTCATGCTGCACAGCTTCACTCTGCGCCAGCAGCTGCAGACAACCCGTCAAGAGCTGTCCCACGCTCTGTACCAGCATGATGCTGCCTGCCGTGTTATTGCCCGGCTCACTAAGGAAGTTACAGCCGCCCGAGAAG CTCTGGCCACCCTGAAACCACAGGCTGGACTCATCGTGCCCCAGGCTGTGCCGAGCTCACAGCCAAGTGTTGCA GGTGCAGGTGAGCCGATGGATTTGGGTGAGCTGGTGGGAATGACCCCCGAGATTATCCAGAAG CTTCAAGACAAGGCCACTGTGCTCACCACGGAGCGTAAGAAG AGAGGGAAGACGGTACCCGAAGAGCTGGTGAAGCCAGAGGAGCTAAGCAAATACCGGCAGGTGGCATCCCATGTG GGCTTGCACAGTGCCAGCATTCCTGGGATCCTCGCCCTGGACCTCTGCCCTGCTGACACCAACAAGATCCTTACTG GTGGGGCCGATAAAAATGTTGTTGTCTTCGACAAGAGTTCCGAGCAAATCCTGGCCACCCTTAAAGGCCATACCAAGAAAGTCACCAGTGTGGTGTTTCACCCTTCCCAG GAGCTGGTGTTTTCTGCCTCTCCAGATGCTACTATCAGGATTTGGTCAGTCCCGAATGCGTCTTGTGTGCAGGTGGTTCGGGCCCATGAGAGTGCTGTGACAGGCCTCAGCCTCCATGCCACTGGGGACTATCTCCTGAGCTCCTCTGATGACCAG TACTGGGCCTTCTCTGACATCCAGACAGGGCGTGTGCTCACAAAGGTGACAGATGAGACCTCTGGCTGTT CTCTAACCTGTGCGCAGTTCCATCCTGATGGACTCATTTTTGGAACAGGCACCATGGACTCACAGATCAAGATCTGGGACTTGAAG GAGCGCACCAATGTGGCCAACTTCCCTGGCCACTCGGGCCCCATCACCAGCATTGCCTTCTCAGAGAATGGCTACTACTTGGCTACGGCGGCTGATGACTCCTCTGTCAAGCTCTGGGATCTGCGCAAGCTTAAAAACTTCAAGACGCTGCAGCTGGATAACAACTTTGAG GTGAAGTCACTGATCTTTGACCAGAGCGGCACCTACCTGGCCCTTGGGGGCACGGATGTCCAGATCTATATCTGCAAGCAGTGGACAGAGATTCTTCATTTCACAG AGCATAGTGGCCTGACCACAGGGGTGGCCTTTGGGCACCACGCCAAGTTCATCGCTTCAACGGGCATGGACAGGAGCCTCAAGTTCTACAGCCTGTAG